In Persicimonas caeni, a single window of DNA contains:
- a CDS encoding protein kinase domain-containing protein, which yields MSDEEHIPDLTNGIQPVAPDEETNENTGRSVSLSASQAAPSGTGTAPPQSTPKKKKSDDPFIGRRLKGTYELEKKVGEGGMGNVYVATQYPLEREVAVKILKLSDSNPEGEHYFMREVKAINMLRHPNIINVVDFGKDEQTGTLFLVMEFLPGQTLKRIIKKEFPLDPVRICQIGIQTLNALESAHEAGIVHCDLKPANIMVERVAGQNDFIKVLDFGIAKVKEPGMEVGPYTQQGNIVGTFDYMSPEQIMRKDLDGRSDLWSLGVILYEMLTRKRIFHDKDAVSIIGRVMQMPLQPPSSHVDGVPKILDQIVMKAMERNLNERFKSADHMRKALQKAARQLEEHGPAGGGFDLYDDTGNTGAGTGSLADSGLVQGQSGNLQSSQMLSRSGTMNRTGHTGPADTGETSATSASALFTRSGSFGSDTGRMGTSVAAGTSVLDQTFSVEELKGSLLGEKRKVAVLALKQRSKKREGVDAEELARRSRQEAAVVKEVVDHFDGEIDSFLGGTFTILFGARRARVGDNVRALECAVEIQKRLRELPHGAEHIGIGLVYGDVSISKAKDGNAYGDAIDRAISIAGKSTQAAVYADESIADATRSQVKFDAPRNIGGKEAAEVLKITKTAATMEAEDEELDDLDIYVPRPGVYDQLSRRAADVKNKVGGGVAILGEMGVGKSKFIEKYVEAQGDGKWQAFMVGEDESQRQQALAPVRVWIRKIAETYRDPSRLVRKACESIGLTQHVDDVVALYLEKDLSGREITVPWHSQQEFSHFTAALLHKMVRFALKKGPVILAIDDVPVDDEPTVEFLDGLISRIQKMPVMVLVTRRIHASIRDHGLPGNFEVLQLGGFTESESKQFISQLLGHTPPMRMVQQLHMRSSGNPVFLKELVRSIRRNSGPEGLMDIDGLDQAGVPLSLHELLAERVDNLTDELRDLLRLASVLGESFREEWFFQITPSHLNPRQNLEELVAHNMLSARYDSVGRINLAFNPRALRKIVYDRLPDETRIEIHSRVIEFLESAPEVAAVDPIEVPLMLAFHYRSVEGLEGAAYYLRQGGEMLLDFYDYAGAIEHFEEAIDLLDESGTAATAEVRVKVQTQLLVALRESGRIEDAQRMIEDLPELEHLPEECHDDLLYEIGMTGLEAGSIDKSIHALQRLNERAVEKGDLKSEVKALLAIAQVFEKQNQLGQAADVLIQVPQKVEQIGQLDLSDPDDRKLFWTAYNQLGTLFIRQKNFQKAQQFLNTALQRAQQIEDHRGLVRVLSNLGALCLSMRDVKRAENYFDNARKAAEGVGDLLNQSRILTNQGITSMQTNQLEKSKKYFKKARSIAEEIGWYEGLAELSIHIKRLKQALG from the coding sequence ATGAGTGACGAAGAGCATATCCCAGATCTGACCAACGGTATCCAGCCGGTGGCCCCCGACGAAGAGACCAACGAGAACACCGGGCGATCGGTCTCGTTGTCGGCTTCGCAGGCTGCTCCGAGCGGCACCGGTACCGCCCCGCCGCAATCGACGCCGAAGAAGAAAAAGTCGGACGACCCCTTTATCGGTCGGCGGCTCAAGGGGACTTACGAGCTCGAAAAGAAGGTCGGCGAAGGCGGCATGGGTAACGTCTACGTGGCGACCCAGTACCCGCTCGAGCGTGAGGTCGCCGTCAAAATCCTCAAGCTCAGCGACAGCAACCCGGAGGGCGAGCACTACTTCATGCGGGAGGTGAAGGCGATCAATATGCTTCGCCACCCGAACATCATCAACGTCGTCGACTTCGGCAAAGATGAGCAGACCGGGACGCTGTTCCTGGTCATGGAGTTCCTGCCCGGGCAGACGCTCAAGCGGATCATCAAAAAGGAGTTTCCGCTCGACCCGGTCCGCATCTGTCAGATCGGCATTCAGACGCTCAATGCGCTCGAATCGGCTCACGAAGCGGGCATTGTCCACTGTGACCTCAAGCCGGCCAACATCATGGTCGAGCGCGTCGCCGGACAGAATGATTTCATCAAGGTCCTCGACTTCGGTATTGCCAAGGTCAAAGAGCCGGGGATGGAGGTCGGGCCGTATACCCAGCAAGGCAACATCGTCGGCACGTTCGACTACATGAGCCCCGAGCAGATCATGCGCAAAGATCTGGACGGGCGAAGTGACCTGTGGTCGCTGGGCGTCATCCTCTACGAGATGCTCACCCGCAAGCGGATCTTCCACGACAAAGACGCCGTCAGCATCATCGGCCGGGTCATGCAGATGCCGCTGCAGCCACCGTCGAGCCACGTCGACGGGGTGCCCAAGATCCTCGACCAGATCGTCATGAAGGCGATGGAGCGCAACCTCAACGAGCGCTTCAAGTCGGCCGACCACATGCGCAAGGCGCTGCAAAAAGCGGCGCGCCAGCTCGAGGAGCACGGGCCCGCCGGCGGCGGGTTCGACCTGTACGACGACACTGGCAACACGGGCGCGGGCACCGGCTCGCTGGCTGATAGCGGGCTGGTGCAGGGCCAGTCGGGTAACCTGCAGTCCTCGCAGATGCTGTCGCGCTCGGGCACGATGAACCGCACCGGTCATACGGGACCGGCCGACACCGGCGAGACAAGCGCCACGAGCGCCAGCGCGCTCTTTACTCGCTCGGGAAGCTTCGGCTCGGACACTGGCCGCATGGGCACGAGTGTGGCGGCGGGGACCTCGGTGCTCGACCAGACCTTCAGCGTCGAAGAGCTCAAGGGAAGCCTGCTCGGCGAGAAGCGTAAGGTCGCCGTGCTCGCCCTCAAGCAACGCTCGAAGAAACGCGAAGGGGTCGACGCTGAAGAGCTCGCCCGTCGAAGCCGCCAGGAGGCCGCCGTCGTCAAAGAAGTCGTCGACCATTTCGACGGCGAGATCGACAGCTTCTTGGGCGGTACGTTCACGATTTTGTTCGGTGCGCGTCGTGCGCGTGTCGGCGACAACGTGCGCGCCTTGGAATGTGCCGTCGAAATCCAGAAGCGGCTCCGCGAGCTGCCTCACGGCGCCGAGCATATCGGCATCGGCCTGGTCTACGGGGACGTCTCCATCTCGAAGGCCAAAGATGGAAATGCCTACGGCGACGCCATCGACCGCGCGATCTCCATCGCAGGCAAGTCGACGCAAGCGGCGGTCTACGCCGACGAATCGATCGCCGACGCCACGCGCTCGCAAGTCAAATTCGACGCGCCGCGAAATATCGGGGGCAAAGAGGCCGCCGAGGTTCTCAAGATCACCAAGACCGCGGCGACCATGGAGGCCGAGGATGAAGAGCTCGATGATCTCGACATCTACGTGCCTCGCCCGGGAGTCTACGACCAGCTTTCGCGCCGGGCGGCCGACGTCAAAAACAAGGTCGGCGGCGGCGTAGCCATCTTGGGCGAGATGGGCGTCGGTAAGTCGAAGTTTATCGAGAAATATGTCGAGGCCCAGGGCGACGGCAAGTGGCAGGCCTTCATGGTCGGCGAGGACGAATCGCAGCGCCAGCAAGCCCTGGCGCCGGTGCGTGTCTGGATCCGAAAGATCGCCGAGACCTACCGCGACCCATCGCGTTTGGTGCGCAAGGCCTGCGAGAGCATCGGCCTGACCCAGCACGTCGATGATGTGGTGGCGCTGTATCTCGAGAAAGACTTGAGCGGCCGTGAAATCACCGTGCCGTGGCACTCGCAGCAGGAGTTCTCGCACTTTACCGCTGCGCTGCTGCATAAAATGGTGCGCTTTGCCCTCAAGAAGGGGCCGGTGATTCTGGCTATCGACGACGTGCCGGTCGACGACGAGCCGACCGTCGAGTTTTTGGACGGGCTGATCTCGCGCATCCAGAAGATGCCGGTGATGGTGCTGGTGACGCGGCGGATCCACGCCTCGATTCGCGATCACGGACTTCCGGGGAACTTCGAGGTCTTGCAGCTCGGCGGTTTTACCGAGAGCGAGTCGAAGCAGTTCATCTCTCAGCTCTTGGGTCACACCCCGCCGATGCGCATGGTCCAGCAGCTCCATATGCGATCGAGCGGAAACCCGGTCTTCCTCAAGGAGCTCGTGCGCTCCATTCGGCGCAATTCGGGCCCCGAGGGCCTGATGGATATCGACGGACTCGACCAGGCCGGCGTGCCGCTGAGCCTGCACGAGCTTTTGGCCGAGCGAGTCGATAATCTGACCGACGAGTTACGCGACCTGTTGCGTTTGGCCTCGGTTCTGGGCGAGAGCTTCCGCGAGGAGTGGTTCTTCCAGATCACGCCGTCGCACCTCAATCCGCGACAAAACCTCGAGGAGCTCGTTGCGCATAATATGCTTTCGGCGCGCTACGACTCGGTGGGCCGCATCAATTTGGCGTTCAACCCGCGCGCTCTGCGCAAGATCGTCTACGATCGGCTGCCCGACGAGACGCGCATCGAGATTCACTCGCGTGTCATCGAGTTTTTGGAGAGTGCCCCCGAAGTGGCCGCGGTCGACCCCATTGAAGTGCCGCTGATGCTCGCCTTCCACTATCGCTCGGTCGAAGGCCTCGAAGGCGCGGCCTACTACCTGCGTCAGGGCGGCGAGATGCTGCTCGACTTTTACGATTACGCCGGCGCGATCGAGCACTTTGAAGAGGCGATTGATCTGCTCGACGAGTCCGGGACTGCGGCGACCGCCGAGGTGCGCGTCAAAGTGCAGACCCAGCTTCTGGTCGCGCTGCGCGAGTCGGGGCGCATCGAAGACGCCCAGCGCATGATCGAGGATCTTCCCGAGCTCGAGCATTTGCCCGAGGAATGCCACGACGACTTGCTCTACGAGATCGGCATGACCGGGCTCGAAGCGGGCAGCATCGACAAGAGCATCCACGCGCTGCAACGCCTCAACGAGCGCGCCGTCGAGAAGGGGGATCTGAAGTCCGAGGTCAAGGCGCTCTTGGCTATCGCTCAGGTCTTCGAGAAGCAGAACCAGCTCGGCCAAGCCGCCGACGTGCTCATCCAGGTGCCTCAAAAGGTCGAGCAGATCGGTCAACTCGACTTGAGCGACCCGGACGATCGCAAGCTGTTTTGGACCGCCTACAATCAATTGGGCACGTTGTTCATTCGCCAAAAGAACTTCCAGAAGGCCCAGCAATTCCTCAACACCGCCTTGCAGCGGGCGCAGCAAATCGAAGACCACCGCGGCCTGGTCCGCGTACTGTCGAACCTGGGCGCGCTGTGCCTGAGCATGCGTGACGTCAAACGTGCGGAAAACTACTTCGATAACGCCCGCAAGGCGGCCGAAGGTGTCGGCGATCTGCTCAACCAGAGCCGAATCTTGACCAACCAGGGCATCACCTCGATGCAGACCAACCAGCTCGAAAAGAGCAAAAAGTACTTCAAAAAGGCCCGCTCCATCGCCGAGGAGATCGGCTGGTACGAAGGCCTGGCCGAACTCTCCATCCACATCAAGCGCCTCAAGCAGGCGCTCGGCTAA
- a CDS encoding glycosyltransferase family 4 protein — MASKLRIALVSPLAESVPPNMYGGTERVVSYLAEELVGQGHDVTLFASGDSETSAELVDCCPKALRTDPDCQDPLVWHMMMLEKVYGRIDDFDIVHNHVHYLPYSAMRRMHKPIVSTMHGRMDLPEYGPLYNEFNDMPLVSISYNQRRPLPQANWVQTIYHGLPIDLYDYDPLGGDYLAFVGRVSPEKGLADAIEVAKQTGMPLKIAAKVDEADRAFFESHIEPKVDGDLIEFVGEIGEDEKREFLGNAAAFIFMIDWPEPFGLAMIEAMACGTPVIARRRGSIPEVVDHGVSGFVCDGVDDAIEAVERLDTLQRGTVRETFERRFSAPRMARDYVTCYREVMLSYHSAALTGARMPRPRVRRQSGDGASPSERSDLFR, encoded by the coding sequence ATGGCCTCGAAGCTTCGCATCGCACTGGTCTCACCCTTGGCCGAGAGCGTACCGCCCAACATGTACGGAGGCACCGAACGGGTGGTCTCGTATCTAGCCGAGGAATTGGTGGGGCAGGGCCACGACGTCACCCTCTTTGCGAGCGGGGACTCCGAGACGAGCGCCGAGCTGGTCGATTGCTGCCCCAAAGCGCTGCGCACCGATCCCGACTGCCAGGACCCGCTGGTCTGGCACATGATGATGCTCGAGAAGGTCTATGGGCGCATCGATGACTTCGATATCGTGCACAACCACGTGCACTACCTTCCTTATTCGGCGATGCGCCGGATGCACAAGCCGATCGTATCGACGATGCACGGGCGCATGGACCTGCCCGAGTACGGCCCGCTGTACAACGAATTCAACGACATGCCGCTGGTGTCGATCTCGTACAATCAGCGCCGCCCGCTGCCCCAGGCCAATTGGGTCCAAACGATCTACCACGGCTTACCGATCGACCTGTACGACTACGACCCGCTGGGCGGCGATTACTTGGCGTTTGTCGGTCGTGTGTCGCCCGAGAAAGGCTTGGCCGACGCCATCGAGGTGGCCAAGCAGACCGGAATGCCTCTCAAGATCGCCGCCAAGGTCGACGAGGCCGACCGCGCCTTCTTCGAGAGTCACATCGAGCCCAAGGTTGACGGCGACCTCATCGAGTTCGTCGGCGAGATCGGCGAAGATGAAAAGCGCGAGTTCTTGGGCAACGCCGCCGCGTTCATCTTCATGATCGATTGGCCCGAGCCGTTCGGACTGGCAATGATCGAGGCGATGGCCTGCGGCACCCCGGTGATCGCCCGACGCCGGGGCTCCATCCCCGAGGTGGTCGACCATGGCGTCTCCGGTTTTGTGTGCGACGGCGTCGACGACGCCATCGAGGCGGTCGAGCGTCTCGATACCCTCCAGCGCGGCACGGTGCGCGAGACCTTCGAGCGGCGCTTCTCGGCCCCGCGCATGGCTCGCGATTACGTGACCTGTTACCGCGAAGTGATGCTCAGCTACCACTCGGCGGCGCTGACCGGGGCGAGGATGCCCAGGCCGCGGGTACGCAGACAGTCGGGCGACGGCGCCTCGCCCTCCGAGCGCAGCGATCTGTTCCGCTGA
- a CDS encoding amylo-alpha-1,6-glucosidase has product MKEKDFHILTTNLLNTARTRVLKHSNLFAVFDEVGDIMSWGTGAHGLYNDDMRHLSKLELRLWGQKPILLSSTIKEDNALLTADLTNPELTEPDARVPSDTIHIHRSKFVTADTCHEKIRLHNYSDQHICVPLSVHFLADFADMFEIRGTEREARGEVLEPEVSDVDVVYAYDGLDDVRRLTRVTFVQRPTDLNEGHAYFEFEIAPHQRTELTYSVQCASHPQDDASQFYFARPAGYRQAHAELTNRLEDERVERCRLDTSNAFFNHLVTRADADLQMLITQTEHGDYPYAGTPWFNTIFGRDGLITAYQVLNINPQVARGVLGYLAATQADFSDAARDAEPGKILHEIRHDEMSNTGEVPFRHYYGSIDSTPLFISLAGAYLRRTNDTEFIKGIWPAIQNGIDWIDNHGDRDGDGYVEYGRRTAKGLRQQGWKDSDDSVFHADGRLADAPIALCEVQGYVYAARRAAAIVASTLGEDAYAEQQHREAEALRERFQKDFWDEELETFVLALDGEKNPCRVRSSNAGHCLLSGIASPRQAQLIARQLLSDDFYTGWGIRTIPSTEARYNPISYHNGSVWPHDNTMIAAGLARYGFKAEAARVLEGLYDASRYFELNRLPELFCGFERRPSEGPTLYPVACAPQAWAAGGVSLLIDSVLGLFIDGREGRIKLHNPRLPPFLETLRMHRLKVGDAEVDLLFERYQEDVGVQILRRRGKVEVMVVK; this is encoded by the coding sequence ATGAAGGAAAAAGATTTCCATATCCTGACGACCAATTTGTTGAACACCGCGCGCACCCGGGTGCTCAAACACTCCAACCTGTTCGCGGTGTTCGACGAGGTCGGCGATATCATGTCTTGGGGCACCGGGGCGCACGGTCTCTACAATGACGACATGCGTCACCTGTCCAAGCTCGAGCTGCGGTTGTGGGGGCAAAAGCCGATCCTGCTCAGCTCGACGATCAAAGAGGACAACGCGCTGCTGACCGCCGACTTGACCAACCCCGAGCTCACCGAGCCGGACGCGCGCGTGCCCTCGGACACCATCCATATCCATCGCAGCAAATTCGTGACGGCGGATACCTGTCACGAGAAGATCAGGCTGCACAACTACAGTGACCAGCACATCTGCGTGCCGCTGTCGGTGCATTTTCTGGCCGACTTTGCCGACATGTTCGAGATCCGCGGCACCGAACGGGAGGCGCGCGGTGAGGTGCTCGAGCCCGAGGTGAGCGACGTCGACGTGGTTTATGCTTATGACGGTCTCGACGACGTGCGGCGCCTGACGCGCGTGACGTTCGTGCAGCGCCCCACCGACCTCAATGAAGGGCACGCCTACTTCGAGTTCGAGATCGCCCCGCACCAGCGCACCGAGTTGACCTACTCGGTGCAGTGCGCGTCGCATCCGCAAGATGATGCCAGCCAGTTCTATTTTGCGCGGCCGGCCGGCTATCGGCAGGCGCACGCCGAGTTGACCAATCGACTCGAGGACGAGCGCGTCGAGCGGTGCCGGTTGGACACCTCCAACGCCTTCTTCAACCACCTGGTCACCCGTGCCGACGCCGATCTGCAGATGCTCATCACCCAGACCGAGCACGGCGACTATCCCTACGCCGGAACCCCTTGGTTCAACACCATCTTCGGGCGCGACGGGCTGATCACGGCGTACCAGGTGCTCAACATCAACCCGCAGGTCGCCCGCGGCGTGCTCGGCTACTTGGCGGCCACGCAGGCCGACTTCTCGGACGCTGCGCGCGACGCCGAGCCGGGCAAGATCCTGCACGAGATCCGCCACGACGAGATGTCGAATACCGGCGAGGTGCCATTTCGCCACTACTACGGCAGCATCGACTCGACGCCGCTGTTCATCTCGCTGGCCGGCGCGTACTTGAGGCGCACCAACGACACCGAGTTCATCAAGGGGATCTGGCCGGCGATTCAAAACGGGATCGACTGGATCGACAACCACGGCGACCGCGATGGCGATGGCTACGTCGAGTATGGCCGTCGCACCGCCAAAGGTCTGCGGCAGCAGGGATGGAAGGATTCCGACGATTCGGTCTTCCACGCCGACGGTCGCCTGGCGGACGCGCCCATCGCCCTGTGCGAGGTGCAGGGATATGTGTACGCCGCGCGTCGTGCAGCCGCGATCGTGGCGAGCACGCTGGGTGAGGACGCCTATGCCGAGCAGCAGCACCGCGAGGCGGAGGCGTTGCGCGAGCGCTTCCAGAAAGACTTCTGGGACGAAGAGCTCGAGACGTTCGTGCTCGCCCTCGACGGCGAGAAGAACCCGTGTCGGGTGCGCTCCTCGAATGCCGGCCACTGCCTGTTGAGTGGCATCGCTTCGCCTCGGCAGGCCCAACTGATCGCGCGCCAGCTACTCAGCGACGATTTCTACACCGGCTGGGGCATTCGCACGATCCCGTCGACCGAGGCACGCTACAACCCCATCTCGTATCACAACGGATCGGTGTGGCCGCACGATAACACGATGATCGCCGCCGGCCTGGCTCGCTACGGGTTTAAAGCCGAGGCCGCGCGGGTGCTCGAGGGATTGTACGACGCGTCGCGTTACTTCGAGCTCAACCGCCTGCCCGAACTCTTCTGTGGCTTCGAGCGGCGCCCCAGCGAGGGCCCGACGCTGTATCCGGTGGCGTGTGCGCCGCAGGCGTGGGCCGCCGGCGGGGTCTCCTTGCTCATCGACTCGGTGCTGGGCCTCTTCATCGACGGGCGCGAGGGTCGCATCAAGCTGCACAACCCGCGGCTGCCGCCATTTTTGGAGACGCTTCGCATGCACCGCCTCAAGGTCGGCGACGCCGAGGTCGACTTGCTCTTCGAGCGCTACCAGGAGGACGTAGGCGTGCAGATTCTGCGACGACGTGGCAAAGTCGAAGTCATGGTGGTGAAGTAA
- a CDS encoding MBL fold metallo-hydrolase — MASDRSQMHEYSPARLVDSFVEPGSVVLFVGRPGSGKSTLMTRMADILASRDQRFRAICADPGSPVFGPPGAVSLAGRADEEWSLERLEALATLNAGRYRLPVVTAVHRLNHHRLTEQVDEQTLLVDAPGVHRGVAARELLPALAEACGATTAIVLAPGADEPDALDDLRALGVRCVHVRPSPHASSATGNQRAEARTARWDAYLQDATTIRLAAGLPVTGSHPSLDDAPAWPGRQLGLLDGQGRTLALAEIAKFNGVEFVLRAPPVEVDRIAGLVARDARRNDRGQLRTASDATSSEALTANEPARAVRLGPAFEQRPRPIIEVDPGGAMSARISFADVTVVGGLFEDPCVYARFRHGKRGLLFDMGEVGRMPPKLLHRVSDAFVTHAHFDHFAGFVDLVRRWVHVNDTCRVWGPPGLADQVEAMVGAFTWDRIGEGEGPTFVVGELDGDELRRTRIEAAIGAREDLGVETIEDGELLVEPRFRVRACSVEHGTTVLAYALEETSNYAVRSDRLEGRYAPGDWLGELKQKAAVGADDDLVELRDGSTEAVGRLAERLLIERPGDKIVYATDFADTQTNRERIISLAQGAKVLICEASFRRDDAEIAEMARHLTTKACAEIAREANVERLVPFHFSARYEEAPELLYAEILEVFPDVIIPAAIARRLRSQLPQTSERERTEHA, encoded by the coding sequence ATGGCCTCAGATCGTTCGCAGATGCACGAGTATTCTCCCGCGCGCCTGGTCGACTCGTTCGTCGAGCCGGGCAGCGTCGTCCTCTTTGTCGGCCGCCCCGGCAGCGGTAAGTCGACGCTGATGACGCGCATGGCGGATATCCTCGCCTCGCGCGACCAGCGCTTTCGAGCGATCTGCGCCGACCCGGGAAGCCCCGTCTTCGGGCCGCCGGGGGCCGTATCCCTGGCCGGGCGCGCCGATGAGGAGTGGTCGCTCGAGCGCCTCGAAGCGCTGGCCACGCTAAACGCCGGGCGATACCGACTGCCCGTCGTCACCGCCGTCCATAGGCTCAATCATCATCGGCTGACTGAACAGGTCGACGAGCAGACGCTGCTCGTCGACGCCCCGGGAGTCCATCGCGGCGTGGCCGCGCGCGAACTCTTACCGGCGCTCGCCGAGGCGTGCGGGGCGACGACGGCCATCGTACTCGCACCGGGCGCCGACGAGCCCGACGCGCTCGATGACCTGCGCGCGCTGGGCGTGCGCTGTGTGCACGTCCGACCTTCCCCGCATGCTTCTTCTGCCACGGGCAACCAACGCGCCGAGGCGCGCACCGCCCGCTGGGACGCCTACCTGCAAGACGCGACTACGATTCGCCTCGCCGCCGGTTTGCCTGTGACGGGCAGCCACCCGTCGCTCGACGACGCGCCCGCGTGGCCGGGTCGTCAACTCGGCCTGCTCGACGGGCAGGGCCGCACACTCGCCCTCGCCGAAATCGCCAAGTTCAACGGGGTCGAGTTCGTCTTGCGCGCGCCCCCCGTCGAGGTCGACCGCATCGCCGGCTTGGTGGCCCGTGACGCCCGCCGAAACGACCGCGGCCAGCTGCGCACCGCGTCCGACGCGACGAGCTCCGAGGCGCTGACCGCCAACGAGCCGGCCAGAGCGGTGCGCCTTGGCCCGGCCTTCGAGCAGCGCCCGCGCCCGATCATCGAAGTCGACCCGGGTGGAGCGATGTCGGCGCGCATCAGCTTTGCCGACGTCACCGTGGTCGGCGGCCTCTTCGAGGACCCCTGCGTGTATGCGCGTTTTCGGCATGGCAAGCGAGGGTTGCTCTTCGACATGGGCGAAGTGGGGCGGATGCCTCCCAAGCTTCTCCACCGCGTCTCCGACGCCTTCGTGACCCACGCTCACTTCGATCATTTCGCCGGCTTCGTCGACCTGGTGCGTCGCTGGGTGCACGTCAACGACACGTGCCGAGTTTGGGGGCCTCCGGGGCTGGCCGATCAGGTCGAGGCGATGGTGGGAGCCTTTACCTGGGACCGCATCGGCGAAGGGGAGGGCCCGACCTTTGTGGTGGGCGAGCTCGACGGCGACGAGCTTCGCCGCACCCGCATCGAGGCGGCCATCGGCGCGCGCGAGGACCTGGGCGTCGAGACGATCGAGGACGGCGAGTTGCTCGTCGAGCCGCGCTTTCGCGTGCGCGCCTGCTCGGTGGAACACGGCACGACCGTGCTCGCCTACGCGCTCGAGGAGACGAGTAACTACGCGGTGCGCTCCGACCGCCTCGAGGGGCGCTACGCGCCGGGCGATTGGCTCGGCGAGCTCAAGCAGAAGGCGGCGGTGGGCGCCGACGACGACCTCGTGGAGCTTCGCGACGGTTCGACCGAAGCGGTGGGCCGACTCGCCGAGCGACTGCTCATCGAGCGCCCGGGCGACAAGATTGTCTACGCGACCGACTTTGCAGATACCCAGACCAACCGCGAGCGCATCATATCTTTGGCGCAGGGGGCCAAGGTGCTCATCTGCGAGGCGTCCTTTCGACGCGACGACGCCGAGATCGCCGAGATGGCACGGCACCTGACGACGAAGGCCTGCGCGGAGATCGCCCGCGAGGCCAACGTCGAGCGGCTGGTGCCGTTTCATTTCTCGGCGCGCTACGAAGAGGCACCGGAGCTGCTGTACGCCGAGATTCTGGAGGTATTCCCAGACGTCATCATCCCGGCAGCCATTGCGCGGCGGTTGCGCTCTCAACTTCCTCAGACCAGCGAACGAGAGAGGACCGAACATGCCTGA
- a CDS encoding aminotransferase class IV, producing the protein MPELAYLNEMIVPVDEAKVPVRDRGFIFGDGVYDVARVYDVRPHRLGAHIERLRRCARQIELCDIPSEADLERIVDELLDASGLSDAMLYMQLTRGAAPRKSAYPAETPATLFVSVERVRRGADKFRDTGVEAILVEDIRWDRNDIKSINLLPKVLMGQRAHKAGVYEALYHDADGHVWEGTSTNLFAIIDGALQTAPEGPRILSGTTRRDVLELAERLGYDCELRPLTEEQLRSADELFVTGTLTEVQGLVAVDGTAVGSGEVGSITREFQEAYDELVEDRLRQMS; encoded by the coding sequence ATGCCTGAACTCGCCTACCTCAACGAAATGATCGTACCCGTCGACGAGGCCAAAGTGCCCGTTCGAGACCGAGGTTTCATCTTCGGCGACGGGGTGTACGACGTCGCGCGGGTCTATGACGTCCGCCCCCACCGCCTGGGCGCGCATATCGAGCGACTGCGCCGGTGCGCCAGGCAGATCGAGCTGTGCGACATTCCCTCCGAGGCCGACCTCGAGCGTATCGTCGACGAACTCCTCGACGCGTCGGGGCTGAGCGACGCGATGCTCTACATGCAGCTCACCCGCGGTGCCGCGCCGCGCAAATCGGCCTATCCGGCCGAGACCCCTGCCACGCTCTTCGTCAGCGTCGAGCGCGTGCGCCGCGGCGCCGACAAGTTTCGCGACACGGGCGTCGAGGCAATTTTGGTCGAGGATATCCGCTGGGACCGCAACGACATCAAATCAATCAACCTGTTGCCCAAGGTCTTGATGGGGCAGCGCGCTCACAAGGCCGGGGTCTACGAGGCGCTCTACCACGACGCCGACGGGCACGTGTGGGAGGGGACGAGCACCAATCTCTTCGCCATCATCGACGGCGCGCTCCAAACGGCGCCGGAGGGGCCGAGGATTCTGTCGGGCACGACGCGACGTGACGTGCTCGAGTTGGCCGAGCGGCTCGGCTACGACTGCGAGCTTCGCCCGCTGACCGAAGAGCAACTGCGCTCGGCCGACGAACTCTTCGTCACCGGCACGCTCACCGAGGTGCAGGGCCTCGTAGCAGTCGACGGCACCGCCGTCGGCTCGGGCGAGGTCGGCTCGATCACGCGCGAGTTCCAAGAGGCGTACGACGAGTTGGTCGAGGATCGCCTGCGACAAATGTCATGA